In Candidatus Neomarinimicrobiota bacterium, the following are encoded in one genomic region:
- a CDS encoding thiazole biosynthesis protein, protein MLNETIITNAIIDRYFEKLRNATDLDVAIIGGGPSGLVAGYYISKAGKKAALFEKKLSIGGGLWGGGMMFNEIVLQDSILPIIEEFELKVQEYKKGYYVANSIDVVATLIKKAISAGLNIFNLINVEDLIFKKNRVAGIVINWSPVNMANLHIDPLSFYSKYVIDATGHAAEIVTILSRKMGVKLNTETGQIIGEKSMDATQGETQTVENTKEVYPGLFVSGMAANAVLGGYRMGPIFGGMFLSGKKVAEQILEKLKQVNCGIEIIKNHRR, encoded by the coding sequence TACAAATGCAATTATAGATAGATATTTTGAAAAACTAAGAAATGCCACTGACCTTGATGTTGCGATAATTGGGGGAGGTCCTTCAGGACTCGTTGCAGGATATTATATATCAAAAGCGGGTAAAAAGGCTGCTCTATTTGAAAAAAAGCTCTCTATTGGTGGCGGTTTATGGGGTGGGGGTATGATGTTTAATGAAATTGTTCTCCAGGATTCTATTTTACCAATTATTGAAGAGTTTGAACTCAAAGTTCAAGAATACAAAAAAGGATATTATGTAGCAAATTCAATAGATGTTGTAGCTACATTAATTAAAAAGGCAATCTCTGCTGGATTAAATATCTTCAACTTGATTAACGTAGAAGATTTAATATTCAAAAAAAATCGAGTAGCAGGGATTGTAATCAATTGGTCTCCTGTTAATATGGCCAATCTACACATTGATCCACTGAGTTTTTATTCTAAATACGTAATTGATGCAACTGGACATGCAGCTGAAATTGTTACGATACTATCAAGAAAAATGGGCGTTAAGTTAAATACCGAAACCGGACAAATAATTGGAGAAAAATCAATGGATGCTACACAAGGAGAAACTCAAACTGTTGAAAATACTAAGGAAGTATATCCAGGATTATTCGTTTCAGGTATGGCAGCGAACGCTGTTTTGGGAGGATATAGAATGGGTCCAATTTTCGGCGGAATGTTTCTATCAGGGAAAAAAGTAGCAGAACAAATTCTTGAAAAACTAAAACAGGTGAATTGTGGAATCGAAATTATCAAGAATCATAGACGCTAA